The nucleotide window TCCTCCCAGATCAACCCCGAGCCAGTTTTTCCAAGAGTCTGTCAGCATGAGACAGCTGTGAGGAGAGGCCTTTATCTTACTAATGCACTGTATTACAGCAGGCCTCTTGGAAAAAGCCCTGTCTCTGTGCGGCTGGATGAAAAAGATCCGGATTGTATCCCCCCTCCTCTGAACAGATTAGGACCCTGTGAGCAGTCACACATCTGAAGCCACCACATTACTCTTTGAAGCCCAGCAAGTGGCTGTCGATGCCATCAAACATGGCAACAGGAGCATGGCCCCTGACGCTGCACCGAGGGACCAAATCTCTGGGTTTGAAGACCAGCAGGCAGCTTTCTTTGAGGCCTCTTCCCCAAGCTCCCTGATGATctgtaaataaacatgtttcAAGTCTGTTACTTTGTGCCGTGTTTTCTTTGggaattagaaaaaaaagaggaggtgATAGAGGCCTAACAAATTAAGAAAGGACTTCCTGGATTGTTGGAAAACAGCTGGGCCATTCATGTTGATAGCAATCGGGAAtaacaaacaggaagtgacctCAGATCCTCTGTAAAAAATGCCAAAGTAGATACTGTAAAACGAATACTTTCGGGTCCTGAGAGACATCCTCCTTCTAGGATATGggtgtatttttctttattccCAGCTAAAAATGGAATAAATAAGAATAACACTCTCTTTTAATCTCAAATTCTTGGCTCTTAGTTTACCTGGCAACCAGACTTTGAAACATGTAAATGGATTCCAATGCTAGAtacctttttaaattttgaaataTGTTGACAAGTCATTATAGACCTACCTACTGCGCTTCTCTATTCACAACACATCAGGGAGCCGTTTGGAGACAATAACCTATTTTTTGCTGCTGCACTACCTTACTCCACACACTATATTGTCATGAAGCATCCTCTCTCAGATATTCTATTTACAGACATGTAAACTGTGTGCACCATACAGAGAGAGCTCTTCCCTGTTGGTCCTTGGGGATGCCCTGTCCCTGCAGCACCTGTCCCTGCACTTTACAGAAGAGGATGTCCTCTCATCCACCAGCCCCTAacctacacacaaaaatacagaaaacccATATTCTTCtgaaagaaaaagtaaacatgGACATACAGTGTTAAATATAGATCTCAGGACACTTGGAGTACTCATCTGATACCATTGTCCCTGCGTCCAATTGCACAAAGCTGAATCTTTGAGAACACAGGAAGAGGGGTAGAGGGTAAAGGGTTGTAGCTGCACCACAGTGCCTTCCACTCTACCTTTCTGCCTGCAAGGCAGGGCTTCCCGGTCACTGAAactatcagaatcagaatcagaatcagaatcatgATTGTGATCAGATCATGATGATGCCAAAGCAGAAGGAAAGATGGCAGTGGCATCTCAGATCTGTTGTCAACAAAGGGTCAGAGTTTGGTTTTCTTTGTTAGGttttgtttcagatgtttggGTTTGTGAAAGAGATGTGCTCTGTAGAATTGAAGATTCCCATTCTACATCAACCGCAACACTGCCCCTTTCTGGCAATGGCAGGTATTGAATTGACCAAGGTGAGACTTCTTTCTGTCTTGAATTATTGTATAGTTGCATCAGCGGTTGTAGTTTACCTTAGTACCAATACTACAATACTAACAATACTCCAATGTAAGTAAAAGTCACACATTCCAAATCCTAGTTTAGTTAAAGCACAGAGATATTATCAGCAAGTGTGTTCTTGAATGGTCTTTAAGTATCAAAATAAAAGGTTATGGTCTACCGTATGGTAAAAAGTCTCTTCGGTGAACACATCTGAAACATAACCAAACACTTGTTTTCTGGTAAGAGCTCATGAGCCAAAAAGGCGGGAAGCTACGGGATTAATCTTTAGCAATACATTTAACGTTTTAATGCTGAATCTTAATCACTAAAGATCACTGGGTTAACCTAGTTTGGGTTAACATAGCACTGACACAATACTGAATAACTTTACCCGCTACAATGATCCCCAGTGTTAGAGTTAGTGTCTTTTTTCAAATTAACGTTGAGTTAAAGATGCTCttagcgatgttgggtgacgttacttcttgttgacgttcaaagtattttcaacacccccccaaccccacccccaACTCCTTATTGTCAGTTATTGGCTGGActgctggaacactgtttgtgtgtgctttgcaTGCGTTTAAAAAGATCTAAAGATTTACcttaaaactgtcaaaaatgtaactgcaaaggaaatacttattattatttaaaaaaaagaaaaaactcactAACAAATAGTGACATGCAAGTTTACAAATAGTTAGagtattatataaaataaaaacgtttgGTTTAACTGCGATGAGGGATTTCTAGTGTGTaaaaaaagctgtcagatgaatgtattGGTGGAAAAAAAGTTCAATTCTTTCACTCTGAAATTTAAtggagtagaagtatgaagtagcaTACAGGAAAGCCATCAAGTAAAGCACAATAATCTAATTGTACTTAAGTGCAGCATTTACTGTGCCGTTGAAAACtattgatgataataataataattgcatGTATCTACATTAAAAACTGTAGAAATAGTCTTGCGCTCCATTTAAAGTATGAGAACATTTGAGGATTTTGATTAATCAACATAGTAAATGATGTTTTTCAAGTCATATCAACACTATTCCAGGTCTAACATTGTTACTCATCATGAAGCCATCTTCCTTTTCAGGTCAAAAAACATTTCCCAGGTTTCACACATTGGGGTGGGAGAAAatctttccagtctttgtgtttTCGTGAAGCTGCTGGGCTCACAAGTAGCAGAGAGGCGCATCCTGGACACGTTCGTTTGCACCCAGACTGCAGCTGTGTCAACAACATGGCCCTCCGCAGATACTGATAATCTGTCAGTGTATCACTGAGGGCACACATAAAGTAGAtatgttgttaaaggcaaaaaagaCACAATTTAAACCTTCCTTCCCACATGATTACTGCACctaaacacaacaaaaggaCTCTGAAACCTGAGCCAATcttcaaagaaagaaaacaattcaTTACTTTATTATAAACTGTATAATTTACAGTACAATCTATTGCTAACAACCCCTTTGATCATCCTCTTCTTAATAAGGTTGGGCATGTTCTACTGACTCAGAGGTAGCGTCACTTATAATTAAACTACTCTAAAGTCGCCTCATCCAGGCTCTCCTTTCTGACTCACCATATGGAGCTGATCTGCTGGGGTTATATTAAACGGCCTGGGTTAaggacagaggtcagaggtcactgCCAGTCATCAGGGCCTCATCATCGCCTTCCCACCACAACTGCCTGAGGTCCAGTCAGCCGCCTCTGACATTCAGTTCGGCTGTAGATTTATTGGTTAAGGCTGATCTTTTGGCAGATAAATTAAAAGCCTGACCACAGTCCAAGGCCTTCTATATTTAAATGTGTCACTAAAGTGCAACTTCAGTGGTTATTGATATTCTATCAAGATACTAAAACATGCTTAACTCTTACTTTGGGCTCTGTGTTTTGAAAAGATATGCAGTATTATTGGAAAATATCTGGTTCCACTGTGGATAAACACctttaaagcaaagacactttaTCAGCAAGTGAACTTAGCTACTGGTGGTTTAAGTGTTAACCTTCTCAACTTGCTGAGTGGGTAATGTGACAAAGGCCAGAGGTTAAGGAAAGCAGACTCACAGGTCGTAAAGAGTTCCTTTAATTACTTCAGCTCCTCCTTTGAGCATTGCGGAGTAGACATGGCTAAGTCCTGGAAACTAAAGTCAAAGTTCGGTTATAGAAAGACAACAGACAGAACGACACATTTTGCAAAAGTGAGCATCAGAAAATAGTCCATCATGAGTGTCATGCAAAGTCTTTACTGACATTTTCAAATGGTGTGCTACTCAGCTAGGGCAGCAAATAAAGACCTTAGTATTTTAATGTGCTGTAATCAGTAGTTTTACATTAGCAATTAGCTCTATGAAAAAGTTTGGCTTCTCTGGTTTCACAGTGCACAACctttctgttttggttcacCACCGTTATCAACCTTGTTTTCAAATGCATCCTGGCAGCTGTTTTCACCAAAAAAGCTCTACCTGCCAACTCCAtgtgaacgtttttttttttcaaaagggaGATTAGGTGTGCAGCAAGAATAAACACATACaagacacataaatacatacaagttCTACACACAGTTCAATTGGAACACAACCGTGACAGTACAAGGACAAATAAATACCAGTACAAGGTGCATGGATAGCAGTGTCAAACCAACATACATAGGGTAGGAAAAGTGcctacaaaaaaatgtcatagaaaTACATACAATAGTGGCTAGTTGCTGAGACGtatcagtctggaccaaagactgaaatatcttaGTGAATAACTCCAAATCCACCcttcaataaaacagaaatcatCATTTTGAGTGACTGCAGCTTAACTGTCTTCAGAAACATTTCTCAACATTTCGCTAGAGTGAGTTCAtggatgtctgtgtgtgtgtgtgtgtgtgtgtgtctgtgtgtgtctgtgtgtgtgtgtgtgcgttggaTGGGGGGGACAATGGTACACAAAAGGCCTGGCTCTCTCCCATTACTGCCACATCCACTCTCCATCCACCACTTCCTGGGTATCTGGTGTTACGAGCTGCTTGaattccagtgtttttttctttttcacaagtCTTCCAACTGCAACAAACAAAGGGAAGAAACAGCcgaggacaaacacacagagggaaaaaacatGCAGTGCCAAACCTCACATTCTTCCTACAGAGCTGAGTTATTATCAGTGATGGCTAGTAACAGGAAGATATTGTCAAGCACAGGAAGCAGCAATTAACGAATTTTTGAAAAGACTTGTATGTATTACTACATTTAGCATGTATTACTATTAATATGAGTAAACGTAATTTGTTACTTCCACCGATGCCTTCAAGTCAAGTCAATccaattatatttttatgtgGGCGATATAACCCAATAGGCTATaacaaatcacaaatttgccttAAGGGGCTTTAAAGTTGGGACATTTAAGTCGGATAAGGACAAACTCCCCTACATCCTTGAGGAggaaacaaatggaaaaaaccCACAGGAGATGTTTTGTGTACACAATAGaccaaaatagaaaaatacatgAAATCAGGATAGATAGTAAAGATATATTAAGAATATAGTAATGTATTCttaatatatgtactgtatagtcAAGCAACTTACAGGTGCTGCCAAAAACCTTTGCCACACGACCTTTGCTCCACCATTTTACCTACTCAAATAATCTCAGTACTTTTCACACTGTTGTCAAACTCTCTTCTGTGTATGTACTTAAGGCAGAACACATTGTGTGGTCATTAAATACAGGCATGAGCTGTAATTTCTTCATCAGAAGAAGCAAAGCCACCTTAATCTAAGCAGTGGAcaggggtgtgtggtgtgtctgcaTGTTTATTCCCATTTTTGTTTCCGATCACTGTTGTACTGATCTGTTTGTTTTCAAGTGCCTGATGTGGTCACGGCCGGCTGCAGTCATTCATTCAGCCCGCTGCTCAAGAGCCTGAGGCCTGTAACGTGTGTTTGCTGTCTGTTGGCTGCAGATGCTATCATGTCTGATTAGTACAGCATTTGTTGGcacatgttctctctctctctctctctctctctctctctctctctctgtctggtaGCAGTTACACTCGTCACAGCTGTTAGCTGCCCGAGGAGAAAACCCCTGCACCTGCCTCTGTTTCTGCCTACCGTAAACaggctttaaaaaaatcagaCTCTGCGTGTGAGCAGGAGGGAAACATGAGTTGTAAATGGAATCATTTGCACAGATGAGATCAAGTTGTCAGGGCGCAATGAGGCCATCATACCTGAGGAGAAAAATGACCTGGCCCTTATTAGACATGCAAGTGGGAAGTGGGGTCGAGGGGAATGGGACCCAGAGGATcacagatgcaaaaaaaaaatcagaatcagaattaaCTTTCTATGGCAGGTATGAGTagacatacgaggaattttgctttggatcgcATTGCTTACAATGCccttactcatacaaaacaaacaacaaaataaacaatatatacacattataaacagaaacaatacagacaggttgaggcaatagtgcaatgaagagagcAAAGTATGCTagagtaaattataattatgatagttattatcattttaattatggagcatagAGCAAAGGGTGgtggaataaatagtattatgtcatcatataagtattatattacaataatgAGGCAGAAGATTGGTTTGGATTACAACCAGCATGTTGGTGAAAAACATCACCTCTGGGGAGGATTCAGCCTCTGTAATGTTTCAATCTTAAACTGATAACCTGTTGGTACGTTTGTCCAGTCCAGCCATTTAAACGAGAATGAGATACAAAGTATTTGAGCATTTTATATCATGCATACAGGTTTGTGATAACAGAAGCAATTCATTTTCACAATACTTCAGTGATGTTTGGCAGCTGGCATCATTCTCAAAACAAAGCTGAAGATTGAAGTTTCATATTTAGGTTGGGATTTGGTTGAATTATGGTCGTCGTTTGTGGGACAAAAATCATAAAGGACgcatcaacacaaacacagtttaCACTTACTATATAAAATCAACATGGAAAAATCACATCGCAATCAAAATGCAAACGCCTGCACAATAACATGCTCATAATGACAATGGTAACATGCTGATGTGTAGCAGTTTAACCTTGTCAACCGAAGTGGTCGCCTGGCCACACATGGCCACAACTATAGTGTGGCTAAAAAATGTAGGGGGAAAAAATCAGGCCTCTTAATGCTTGAAGTTGTcattaaacatgaaaacatcCTTCATTGAGTATATACCAAACTTCTTTCATAGAACTACAAACAAACCCCTCATCTATTTTCCAGCATCAAATATTAATTCCGTTGCTCACAACAAGACAATGCCACGGGAGCATCTTTGGGAAAATCATTTAGGCTTTTTTATCTCAAGATTTACACTTGCTATGTAGAGTGAGTTTCTGGTTCTCAACTGGCCGAGATCAGGGAGGAAAAAATGGAAATCTGCCAAAAAAGAGAGCCCTGATTTTTTGAGAACCCTGCCTCTGGTTAAAAGACAATGAACTATAGTGGGCTTTGATCTGCGTTCATATCCAGGCGGAATAACGACGGCTCCTTTGACCAGAGCTAATGATGTCTGCGGTGCGTTAGAATAATGCAGAGGGGGATTTGTAGCCATGCGGGTACCTTTAAtgagttttatttgttttgttttatccacctccacctcctacTCACCTCAGTACACAGAAGAGGGAGGGCTTGTGTGGGTTAAAGAATCAGCCTTCTCCACACCTTCATGGGGCTAATTATCCAACCCTCACAAGGATCATCTCACAGCTAAAGGAAAAGAGATTTCTCCTCCTAGCTTGACACATAATTCTACATTACCCTCCTTCCTTAGTCTAAATTAGAGTGTGTGTAGATGGGGCTAACTTCACTTTGATACTAACTACTGTGTATCCATTCACAGGACTGAACCAGCATGTTGTTTTACCAAAAGGTAGGAGCTCAAGAGTTGAAGAGATTATACATAATCTCTTCATTTTGCAAAGACAAGAGACATAGATTCATGACAAGATTAATCTCTCAACTATGATGGATGTAGTGTGTTCTAAGAATACTGTCAGGATGTATGGTTATATTAACTTGAATATActtagttttaaagtttttgtaaaacttCCACAACTTTTGTGTTAATGCAGCGCTTAACTAAAACACAGAGTGTTTCCAGGACTCAGCATTACGCTTTAATCCGTCTGTcccactttatttttttgtaattttcacACTCTCTGAAGTCTATAATCACTGACACAGACCTTGCCTCGAAAGTGTGCCCTCTCACAGTATCGGTCACAGCGCTTTCTCCACACAAAACCctcctatctctctctgtcgGACGGCAGGTCCCAGTCCATCTCCTACTCATTAAGCATATGTCTCATTTTCCATTTCAGACAGGAGATAACATAGAAGTGCATACAAAAGCACTATTTTCAGGCCCTTCTGCTCATCTCGTCTGAAAGTCTAATGAGAGCAGATCAAATATAACTGACACCTAGGGGAGACAAAAGGAGACGTAGCCCTGGGTGAAAGATGAGGCGAGGAAGAACAATGGACCTTAATGTGCCGTCACTGCGGCGGTATGGAGCAGGACCAGTGAATGCAAATGAGTCTGTAATGAGGGATTAAGTGGTGGATTATGCGTCTTTATTAAGATGTTTCTGATCCTCATTAGGATGAATCTCGTATCAGGGCATTGATTCCCTACCCGCTCCCTGGATTGGCTGTTctctggaggaagaggagagaagaaagagtcAGAAAGAAAGagtcagaaagaaaagaaaaaagagagagagacgtgcTTCTAGAATCCTTCTTTGAGGCATGTGACAAAAAGCTGTACGCATGTACCCATCTTGATTGGCAGTAagttataaatataaatttcatgtgtacatacagtatatttttaattaaagtttaattaaaaaggagATTTTGATGTTGAAGTCACAAAAAAGTAGCTGAGTTATTGTGTCATAAtccaaagtattggacacactaaaatgttgacctgataATAGTGAAAGTCACAAGATCACCACATTTGTTACAATTTATTCTGAAGGGAACATGAATACCAAATTTATAGAAAATCCATCTAATAGTAATAGAGATATTTCACACAGTTTTGTGCCAAGCAAGCCATTTGGTAAATGCTGAGATGTTTCACTGATCAAGTGATGTGAATATTCAGAGGATCAAAGTCATTTCAATTCTTTCTGCAGgaaacatgaatgtgtgtatcAAATGTCATAGGTATCTGTCATATAAATGTTGAGACATGTTAATTAAATTCATAAAGGTCAACGTGGTGGCATTGGAGGAAAAGTTACCTGAATACCAAAATTGGTAGGTTTCATTCTCTAGGcatcatgaatgtctgtacaaagtCTGACAGCAAATCCATCCAAAAGTTGCCACTAGCATGGCTACTTTAAATGTTCATTTGAAAATATGTCTTGCCCAGTTCTTTTCCATTTGCATGTTCTTACTATATATGTGTAATATGTGATTTTAGTCAACACACAACCAGATTCTGGTTGTGTGTTGACCTGTGTGACTGCTCTATTGTCTTCCTATTACTGAAGGAAACATGCAGTCGAGCAGAAACAAACCCAGACGCTCCAAAGACAACATTTACATTGCATAACAACTCTGAACAAGACCGAAGCCAAATTGGAGTTGTGTTAATATAATCAGAGAAAACTCAGCTATTCTAGTGTTTATGTGACAATGTCTAAGTTTGCTATGTAAACTTTAGACACAACGGTTTGAATTCCACTCAGAATTAGACTAAACTTCCTTCAGCTCAGTGCAAGGATTTCAGCTGACGCAAGCCTTATTTCATAGGATACAGGAGGCAGCAGTGTGCAACACAACTTCTCAGCTGAAAATCAAAAGGCTTCAACAGCCTCATTGCACAGAACACGTAGAAATCTACCTTCACACCTCTAAATGAACAGCCTTTCTTTTTACTACATCTGAcctaaaaagaagaagaagagctggATCTTAATCTATGTACAGTTAGAACACCTACAGCGTCACAGTTTGTGAGTGCAAACGCAAACACTCGAGGTGGACAGGGACAGTTCAGTAATACATTGTCAAAATGAAGGGAGGCAAAGAGACATGTAGGCAAAtaacagacaggcaggcaaaGTGGCTGGTGCACTTAGTTaagaacataaaaacacatggcAACTTTGCAACATAGCAATTAAGGGTAGTGTGGAAAAGAGCCGGTTATGAGGGATGTCAGGGTGACGGCATCTAGTGGATGGTCCGAGGACAGCAGGTCTGGGGAGTGAGAGGAGAGTCCATGGCCTGGGGGAAGTGAGCAAGGGActggagacagggacagacagacaggaagaacATCCTCGCCATGACAAAGTCTGATGACCTTACAACTCTGACTGAACTTAAGACAGTAGTATGCAAAGCTGTCAAACGATTGATAGttttaaagacaataaaaaacatttttaagttaATTCAGTATTGCACTAGGAGgcacttagcttagcttagcacaaagaatAGAAACGGAGGGAAACAGTTAGCCTGGCTTTCTCCAAAGGTAAGAAAATTCACATAGAAGTTCTTccaaagctcactaattaacatatTATATCTGAATAAagttgtaaaaatgaaaaatcaccGCTTTACAAGGGGTTAAAAAAAGGTAGACTATTTAACGAACAGAAATAGTTATATACGCTATGATGTGTGTAGGTAACATATAtttcaacaaaaatatttaattagaAACGTCAATCTAAAATGGTGCAATGTAACATATTAGATTGCTTTCCACAATCCAGCACGTGTATCCACCTAGAGATTGGAGCCTTGAGATTGGGAAGTTGTTGATCATAAATTTGAGTAGGAAATGAGAATAAGAAGCAaagaaatttaatgaaaatgagaaaCCTTATTATCTTTGTcaacaaccatttttttttagcattccCTGTGAATTACTGCCAGCAATAGATGTCTGGCAGCTTTGATTTGGTGTAAGTATGCATactcagaataaaaaaagactttataCACCAGCAGTTTAGGTTATGACAGTTTTATTCAGTGCTAAGAGGATCTAATAGCAGGAGTCGGTGATGCGCCTCATGCTCATGAACCTCATGCTGCTACTGCCCATGTGCATGAAGTTCCTGTACTCGCCGGGCCTCACGTACATCATCCTGCCTCTGTACTGGGGCTGCTCGTACATCAGCCAGTGGCCCTCCATCACGTTGCAGGACATGCAGTTGGACATGCGGAAACGATCCATGATGTTATCACAGTCATCCATCAGCTCAGACACCTGACCGCCGAAGTTCTCCCTCTCGTAGATCCTCATCCTGTAGGATCCCCTGTGCTGTGGTGCAGAAGATGAGTGGGTTTAACACAGAACACTTAATCTTTTCAACATGAGTTCTATAAGGCTTGAAAAATATATTGTATCATCTACAGTAAATCTAGCCAGGTGTAAGATCTTACCATGGGGATCATGCGGCAAGACTTGATTGTGTCGCTCATGCCCATCATGCTCATGTAATCACTGTACTCGcccctcctcaggaagtactgGTTTCCCATGTAGTTGGTGCGGTCGTACACCATGAAGCAGCCTCTCTCCACCCTGCAGGAGTGGCACCTGCTCATGTAGGAGGACATGTCGGGGCAGTCGCTCATGCACTCATAGGAACGACCCTGGAAGTTCCTATCCTCGTAGAAGATgatctgaaagagagaaaaggcgtTGTTGAGCACATGTGAGGCATAATAGAGGCACAAGTGCCATTAAGTTTAAAGCTGCATATGTTAATGTTTTAGAAAAacggaaaaaaaactttcaatgTGAATCCAGCTTTCTTTCAATGGAGTGCTGCTAAGGATGAAGCTTGCATTTAACTACAAAGTTTACTTTAAATTGCTGCTTTAAGCCGACTATAACGGATTTTATTGCCACTTGGAGGAAGCAGAAACTAGCTGTGAACACAACACAGATGCCTATTTACACAGGCGAAAGATATGGAGCAACATTgtatttggagttgtgtttttgtccacATGATGAATAAAAGTCcattatttactgtaattgtaGCTCTGTTTATGGTCTTCACCAATTTGTGAGGGAAATATATGGCTCTTAACCTGCTAATACCTCCTTTAGTGCTGCATGGGCTAGGATACGGTCGTTTGAGCTCTTTCaataaaaacagctgcctgctgtggcCAAAAATTACACCATAAGAGgtgtgagagtgaaccaaaacagtaatcCCGCAGGCCAGAAAACAAACCCAATGAGCTCAAAGAACGTCATTTaagctgaggggaactgcagagtttGGTGATAattatatgtgttttttttaaccacattaCACATTGTCATTTGATTCATTATTATGAAAACCCATTGATAATATGAGCTTTAAAGTATTTGCAAAACAGCACACATCTCAATGTGTTTAAGCCACGATGGGCAATTTGCAAGTGATACCTCTTAGTTTTAGTGatattatgaaaatgaaaactatCAGAGAGCTTACCTTGCTCATCATGTTCATTCCAGTGGAAGTCATTTTGCTGGTCAgagggctgctgctgctggtacTGCTGCTGCTCTTGCACTGAACTGTACCCTACCTGGTTTAACCCTTTGCTTTTATACATGACCCACAGACTAGTCCTTTTGTCTAAACCCCCTGAGCCAGCAACAGTGCCATAGAAATGCAAAGAATATGGAGGGGTCCACATTTCCATGGACCAGCGGGCTCAGAAATCCTTTCAGTGGCTGTCTCGTACAGTGCAGGGGGGCACAGAAAAGGTGAAAGGGTTAACAATTAAAGGTCACACCTTGATGTTATGTATTCATTGTGACATACgctttttttcagcaacagcATTTTTCTATGGTTTTTTaagtgcatgtttttttatgtttactttTGTAAGTTTCATGATAACGCCTGGTGATTGACATACATGTAAAAGTATAGTAATAATTATTCTCTCAAAGTTAATCGTGGCAAAAATAGTATTATATAACAAACAGCAACACCTTTGTAGGAAAAACAGGTTTTTTTGTGCACacaaaaaagttgtttaaaggtcccatggcatgaaaatgtcactttatgaggttttttaacattgacaTGCATTCCCCCatcctgcctatggtcccccagtggctagaaatggtcataggtgtgaaccgagccctgggtatcctgctctgcctttgagaaaatgaaagctcagatgggccaatctggaatcttaccCCTTTtgaggtcataaagggcaaggttacctcccctttctctgctttgcccgcccagagaattttgcccacccatgagagagagacatcatggctttcaaacgagcaaagtggcagttggtcaaggccacatccCCAGCCACCACCTTTCGAAAAGATAATTTTcttacaaaaatgtatatatatctatatatatataaatatatatatatagtatgttgattTAAGTATGAGGATGATGTTTAGTGGGTTTTTATgttgtcaaaaattaaaatgatgccATGCTGGTAAGTGCATTTCCGTATGACATTTATGCTCTGACTGGCACTGCATgattttaatgcaaaaaaacaaaacaatgtatggCATCATACCGTATTGTAAAGTACCGAGATGTAAAGAA belongs to Etheostoma spectabile isolate EspeVRDwgs_2016 chromosome 5, UIUC_Espe_1.0, whole genome shotgun sequence and includes:
- the LOC116689151 gene encoding gamma-crystallin M2, which translates into the protein MTSTGMNMMSKIIFYEDRNFQGRSYECMSDCPDMSSYMSRCHSCRVERGCFMVYDRTNYMGNQYFLRRGEYSDYMSMMGMSDTIKSCRMIPMHRGSYRMRIYERENFGGQVSELMDDCDNIMDRFRMSNCMSCNVMEGHWLMYEQPQYRGRMMYVRPGEYRNFMHMGSSSMRFMSMRRITDSCY